The following proteins are encoded in a genomic region of Hemibagrus wyckioides isolate EC202008001 linkage group LG29, SWU_Hwy_1.0, whole genome shotgun sequence:
- the odam gene encoding uncharacterized protein odam: MGLGQAQVQGSPFLSPFLIQSQPELLLPPQVLNLGPQVPGPFLPPQQNLPSFILPSYQQEQPTGPINPNNPAPPPNSQDPFQVQMLHLKQVSARTLTVLESRTSFTCP, encoded by the exons ATGGGACTGGGACAAGCACAGGTTCag ggttctccatttctctctccgTTCCTGATCCAGTCTCAGCCTGAGCTCCTGCTGCCTCCTCAGGTGTTAAATCTCGGTCCTCAGGTTCCAGGACCGTTCCTGCCCCCACAGCAGAACCTACCCTCATTTATCCTTCCCTCCTATCAGCAGGAGCAGCCTACAGGACCCATCAATCCCAACAACCCCGCCCCTCCCCCCAACAGCCAGGACCCCTTCCAGGTACAGATGCTTCATTTAAAGCAGGTTTCAGCTCGAACCCTGACCGTCTTAGAATCTAGAACCTCTTTCACATGTCCTTAA